A DNA window from Engystomops pustulosus chromosome 6, aEngPut4.maternal, whole genome shotgun sequence contains the following coding sequences:
- the LOC140135184 gene encoding uncharacterized protein — MAGHVSPTVIFRDVAVYFSEKEWDRLEGWQKDLYTGVIKEIHGILISLGFVILNPNNFLRIQPEEEPCCKSRQVVERNENLNIVGSECGMVNPDILLTVKLGEKQRMMNPYDQDVRGSVSFPSTSKFIDRFGEYTAVKDETQLEDYTVISDVECLDDAEQCYPSSPPVSRRVNNFQEHSSNNSLQIDGKHGIKYAAVQGHRASTSGIKNTSVVASPQKLIIKKPYSICEKNVILKEFPSIEPVTLRMKSKEPQSNSENICLDGRDVINYTVDDELIIESQRSTEKFNLRNIPSKNKVKIQYNMKTSGYCQRLVRWPIGQKEELTQRRYGPVSPKELDRTFNCTECGKRFLRISDLRLHQGTHKMKIKPYNGSMVQFRPQQRVESSLKLPVDDKFPHAISIKNVSVAKSLTCVVYGKNLNAGPSVMQTQKTFARERRFVCRFCGKRFQNNSNLIGHERIHTGEKPFECPECGKSFSQKANLTTHQRLHTGERPFVCITCGKGFAQKINLLTHEQTHTKKKQKIDGKLVLIN, encoded by the exons ATGGCCGGCCATGTATCCCCCACG GTGATTTTCAGAGATGTTGCTGTTTATTTTTCTGAGAAGGAGTGGGATCGCCTTGAAGGGTGGCAGAAAGACCTCTACACTGGTGTTATTAAAGAAATTCATGGGATCTTAATCTCACTGG GCTTTGTCATCCTGAATCCCAACAACTTCCTTAGGATACAGCCGGAAGAGGAGCCTTGTTGCAAAAGCCGTCAAGTAGTAGAAAGAAATGAAAACTTGAATATTGTTGGTTCTG AGTGTGGTATGGTGAATCCTGATATTTTATTAACTGTCAAGCTTGGTGAGAAGCAGCGAATGATGAACCCCTATGACCAGGATGTCAGAGGGAGTGTGTCTTTTCCCAGTACAA GTAAATTTATTGACAGATTTGGAGAATACACAGCTGTCAAGGATGAGACTCAACTAGAAGATTATACTGTTATCTCAGACGTTGAATGCTTGGATGACGCCGAACAAT GTTATCCTTCTAGTCCACCGGTTTCTCGCAGGGTTAATAATTTTCAAGAGCACTCCTCTAACAACTCCTTGCAAATCGATGGTAAACACGGTATCAAATATGCAGCTG TACAAGGTCACAGAGCATCTACCTCTGGTATCAAGAATACGAGTGTGGTTGCATCTCCACAAAAACTCATAATCAAGAAACCCTACAgcatttgtgaaaaaaatgtaatcttgAAAG AATTTCCCAGCATTGAACCTGTTACTCTGAGAATGAAATCGAAGGAGCCACAATCGAACAGTGAAAATATTTGCTTGGATGGAAGAGATGTCATTAATTACACAGTCG ATGACGAATTGATTATTGAGAGCCAACGCAGCACTgaaaaattcaacctaagaaaTATTCCTTCAAAAAACAAAGTGAAAATTCAGTACAACATGAAAACCAGTGGATACTGCCAAAGATTAGTTAGGTGGCCAATAGGTCAGAAGGAAGAGCTTACACAGAGACGTTATGGGCCAGTTTCCCCCAAGGAGCTCGATAGGACCTTCAACTGCACTGAGTGTGGAAAGAGATTTTTAAGAATAAGCGATCTTCGGCTCCATCAAGGAACCcacaaaatgaaaataaaaccGTACAATGGCTCCATGGTTCAGTTCAGGCCCCAGCAGAGGGTTGAATCCAGTTTAAAACTTCCAGTAGACGACAAGTTTCCTCATGCTATCTCCATTAAAAATGTATCCGTGGCAAAGTCTTTGACGTGCGTTGTTTATGGGAAGAATCTTAACGCAGGCCCGTCGGTCATGCAAACACAGAAGACGTTTGCGAGGGAGAGGCGCTTTGTGTGTAGGTTCTGTGGTAAACGCTTTCAGAATAACAGTAATCTTATTGGACATGAGAGGatacacaccggggagaagccattcgAATGCCCAGAGTGTGGCAAGAGCTTTAGCCAGAAGGCAAATCTTACCACTCACCAGAGGCTGCACACCGGGGAACGACCCTTTGTCTGCATCACATGTGGCAAAGGCTTTGCGCAAAAGATAAACCTGCTAACACATGAGCAAACGCATACAAAAAAGAAGCAGAAGATAGATGGCAAGCTGGTCCTAATAAACTAA